A region from the Paludicola sp. MB14-C6 genome encodes:
- a CDS encoding DUF805 domain-containing protein, whose protein sequence is MKEYFEFWKLGFQFNGVSTRSEYWIPFLINLAIISLLYLSFKMSSNETVAVIFGFITLAFVLFSLIPDLAITVRRLHDANKSGAWFFISFIPYIGEFILFVILCFPTVKIDNIYGYYNMDETQQ, encoded by the coding sequence ATGAAAGAGTATTTTGAGTTTTGGAAGCTTGGTTTTCAATTTAACGGCGTATCCACACGTAGCGAATACTGGATTCCTTTTTTAATTAACCTCGCAATTATTAGTTTACTCTATCTTTCTTTTAAAATGTCTTCTAATGAAACTGTTGCAGTTATTTTTGGGTTCATTACTTTAGCTTTTGTATTATTTTCATTGATTCCCGATTTGGCAATCACTGTTCGCAGACTGCATGATGCAAATAAAAGTGGGGCATGGTTTTTTATTAGTTTCATTCCGTACATAGGTGAGTTCATACTTTTTGTTATACTATGTTTTCCAACAGTTAAAATAGACAATATATATGGATATTATAATATGGATGAAACGCAACAATAA
- a CDS encoding ABC transporter substrate-binding protein: MKKILVMLMTISILFITCSSEVSAKEKSVIRVYNWGEYISNGDDDTLDVIGEFEKRFPEYKVEYTTYANNEEMYAKIMSGSAKYDIIIPSDYMISKMMQENMLAKLDYNNIPNYKYIDESFKNLEFDPKNEYSVPYTWGTVGIIYNTKKVTEPVDSWDILWDEKYKKQILMFDNPRDSYGIAMKRLGFSQNSTKTEEYDQATISLEEQKSVLQAYVNDQIFAKMTNGEAALAPYYAGDALTMIADNPDLAFAVPKEGTNRFVDSMVVLKNAQNKVGAEKFINFMLEPDIALANIEYIGYSTPMSNVRDMLADDIKNSSVSYPSKEILANCETFLNLPENINTYMQEKWIQVKAAGENNIGAIIQLIVTILIMAVLVVLLLIRKRRNRQ; the protein is encoded by the coding sequence TTGAAAAAAATTCTCGTTATGCTGATGACGATTTCAATTCTTTTCATTACTTGCTCTTCTGAGGTTAGCGCAAAAGAGAAATCTGTTATTCGAGTATATAACTGGGGTGAATACATCTCTAACGGAGATGACGATACGCTTGACGTAATTGGCGAATTTGAAAAACGTTTCCCTGAATATAAAGTTGAATACACAACTTATGCCAACAATGAAGAAATGTATGCAAAAATAATGAGTGGTTCTGCAAAATACGACATCATTATTCCATCAGACTACATGATTAGTAAAATGATGCAAGAAAATATGCTTGCCAAATTAGATTATAATAATATTCCTAATTACAAATATATTGATGAGTCATTTAAAAACTTAGAGTTTGATCCCAAAAATGAATACTCTGTTCCATATACTTGGGGTACTGTAGGAATTATTTATAACACCAAAAAAGTAACAGAACCCGTTGACAGTTGGGATATTCTTTGGGACGAAAAATATAAAAAGCAAATTTTGATGTTCGATAATCCAAGAGACAGCTACGGAATTGCTATGAAACGGCTTGGATTTTCTCAAAACTCAACTAAAACAGAAGAATATGATCAAGCAACTATTTCTCTAGAAGAGCAAAAATCAGTACTTCAAGCTTATGTTAACGACCAAATTTTCGCTAAAATGACGAATGGTGAAGCAGCTTTAGCTCCATACTATGCAGGCGATGCGCTCACTATGATTGCAGATAATCCTGATTTAGCTTTTGCTGTTCCAAAAGAAGGCACAAACAGATTCGTTGATTCCATGGTTGTTCTAAAAAATGCACAAAACAAAGTCGGTGCTGAGAAATTCATCAACTTTATGTTAGAACCCGACATTGCGTTAGCAAACATTGAGTACATTGGATATTCTACGCCAATGAGCAATGTAAGAGATATGTTAGCAGATGATATTAAAAACAGCAGTGTTTCCTACCCTTCTAAAGAAATTCTTGCAAACTGTGAAACATTTTTAAATCTTCCGGAAAATATCAATACTTATATGCAAGAAAAATGGATTCAAGTAAAAGCCGCAGGTGAAAACAATATTGGCGCAATTATTCAACTAATCGTAACCATTTTGATTATGGCTGTTTTAGTTGTATTATTGTTAATTCGTAAGCGAAGAAACCGTCAATAG
- a CDS encoding ABC transporter permease — translation MKKLGKNIYLGLCFLFLYAPIVVLIVFSFNESKSRAHFTGFTLKWYQELFSNTLIMKSLWNTLIIAILASVIATLLGTIAAIGINNMKKGMKTTVMNITYLPVINPEIITGISLMLLFVFISDLFGIELGFITVLISHITFCLPYVILNVLPKLRQMDIHLYEAAIDLGCNPLKAFMKVVIPEILPGITSGFLMAFTFSLDDFVITYFTSGSSFQTLPVTIYSMTRMKVNPQINALSTIMFLIVLALLLLMNIKNSRQTKLKGAGY, via the coding sequence ATGAAAAAGCTCGGAAAAAATATTTACCTCGGACTATGCTTTTTATTCCTCTATGCCCCTATTGTTGTTTTAATTGTATTTTCCTTTAATGAATCAAAAAGCAGAGCCCATTTTACAGGATTTACTTTGAAATGGTATCAAGAGTTATTCTCTAATACTTTGATTATGAAATCCTTATGGAACACGCTAATCATTGCTATTTTAGCCTCCGTTATTGCTACCCTATTAGGAACAATCGCTGCAATTGGCATCAATAATATGAAAAAAGGCATGAAAACAACGGTTATGAACATTACTTATTTACCTGTTATCAATCCTGAAATTATTACGGGCATCTCTTTAATGTTATTATTTGTATTCATCAGCGATCTATTTGGTATCGAGCTTGGCTTTATTACGGTTTTAATTTCCCATATCACATTTTGCTTGCCTTACGTTATCTTAAATGTATTGCCTAAGCTAAGACAAATGGATATTCACCTTTATGAAGCCGCAATTGACTTAGGATGCAACCCATTAAAAGCATTTATGAAAGTAGTTATTCCTGAAATATTACCGGGTATTACTTCCGGATTTTTAATGGCATTTACATTCTCATTAGATGACTTTGTAATCACTTATTTTACAAGCGGTAGCTCATTTCAAACACTCCCTGTTACAATTTACTCTATGACACGTATGAAAGTGAACCCACAAATCAATGCACTATCTACTATTATGTTCTTAATTGTATTAGCACTTTTATTGTTAATGAATATTAAAAACTCTCGACAAACTAAACTTAAAGGAGCTGGATATTAA
- a CDS encoding aconitate hydratase: MGKTIAQKILENHIVDGDLITGNEIGIKIDQTLTQDATGTMAYLEFEAMGVDRVKTERSVAYIDHNTLQSGFENADDHRFIGSIAKKHGIYFSRPGNGICHQVHLERFAIPGKTLIGSDSHTPTAGGIGMFACGAGGLDVAVAMGGGAYYITTPKMVRINLTGKLSPWVSAKDVILAVLKLLTVKGGVSKVIEYGGEGVRTLSVPERATITNMGAELGATTSIFPSDEITREFLKAQGREKDWVEVKADDDAEYDEVYEINLSELTAMAACPHSPDNVKTCEEIGKIKVDQVCIGSCTNSSLLDLLKVAYILKGKTCSPDVSLSIAPGSKQVFNMLAQNGALADLIASGARILECACGPCIGMGQSPNSKGISLRTFNRNFEGRSGTADAGVYLVSPEVAAVSALTGVLTNPAEYLGDMPQFELPTEFLINDNMIVPPASVEDAKNVEILRGPNIKPFPTTTLMENSIEAPCALKVGDNITTDHIMPAGSKILPLRSNIPAISQYCFTVCDKEFPKRALALGKSIIVGGSNYGQGSSREHAALAPLYLGVKAVLVKSFARIHRSNLINAGILPLTFANEEDYNAITQGDELVMADVKSCVENGANITILNKTTGKEIVALCELSGRAKDIILAGGLLNYTREQLQ, translated from the coding sequence ATGGGTAAAACAATCGCACAGAAAATTTTAGAAAACCACATCGTTGACGGCGACTTAATTACTGGAAATGAAATTGGTATTAAAATTGACCAAACCTTAACGCAAGATGCAACCGGCACAATGGCTTACTTGGAATTTGAAGCAATGGGTGTTGACAGAGTAAAAACCGAACGCTCTGTTGCATACATTGACCACAATACATTACAATCCGGTTTTGAAAATGCAGACGACCATCGTTTCATTGGTTCCATTGCTAAAAAACATGGTATTTATTTTTCAAGACCCGGCAATGGTATTTGTCATCAAGTTCATCTTGAAAGATTCGCTATTCCAGGAAAAACTCTAATAGGATCTGATAGCCATACTCCAACCGCCGGGGGCATTGGTATGTTTGCTTGTGGTGCAGGTGGCCTAGATGTTGCTGTTGCAATGGGTGGCGGTGCTTACTATATTACAACTCCGAAAATGGTGCGTATAAACCTTACTGGAAAACTATCTCCTTGGGTTTCAGCAAAAGACGTTATTCTTGCCGTTTTAAAGCTACTTACAGTAAAAGGCGGTGTTTCAAAAGTAATTGAGTACGGTGGAGAAGGAGTTAGAACTCTTTCAGTTCCCGAACGTGCAACAATTACAAATATGGGTGCTGAATTAGGTGCTACTACATCCATCTTCCCTTCAGATGAAATTACTCGTGAATTTTTAAAAGCACAAGGTCGTGAAAAGGATTGGGTAGAAGTAAAAGCTGATGATGATGCAGAATATGATGAAGTTTACGAAATTAACTTATCCGAATTAACTGCTATGGCAGCTTGCCCACACAGCCCTGATAATGTAAAAACTTGCGAAGAAATCGGCAAAATCAAAGTTGACCAAGTATGCATTGGCTCTTGCACAAACTCTTCTTTACTGGATTTACTAAAAGTAGCATATATTCTAAAAGGCAAGACTTGTAGCCCTGATGTAAGCTTATCTATCGCTCCGGGCTCTAAGCAAGTTTTCAATATGTTAGCTCAAAATGGCGCATTAGCAGATTTAATTGCTTCTGGTGCTCGTATTTTAGAATGTGCTTGCGGCCCATGTATCGGTATGGGACAATCTCCAAATTCAAAAGGTATTTCTTTAAGAACATTTAATAGAAATTTTGAGGGTCGTTCCGGTACTGCTGATGCTGGAGTATATCTTGTAAGTCCGGAGGTTGCTGCTGTTTCTGCATTAACCGGAGTACTAACAAACCCTGCTGAATATCTAGGAGATATGCCGCAATTTGAATTACCAACAGAATTTTTAATTAACGATAACATGATTGTTCCTCCTGCTTCTGTAGAGGATGCAAAAAACGTTGAAATTTTGAGAGGTCCAAACATTAAGCCTTTCCCAACGACTACATTAATGGAAAATAGCATTGAAGCCCCATGTGCGCTAAAAGTTGGAGATAATATTACAACTGACCATATTATGCCTGCAGGTTCAAAAATTCTTCCGCTACGTTCCAATATTCCTGCGATTTCTCAATACTGCTTTACCGTTTGTGATAAAGAATTTCCAAAACGTGCCCTTGCATTAGGCAAAAGTATCATTGTTGGTGGTTCTAACTATGGACAAGGTTCTTCTCGTGAACACGCTGCACTTGCACCATTATACTTAGGCGTAAAGGCTGTTTTGGTTAAATCATTTGCTCGTATTCATCGTTCTAACTTAATCAATGCAGGCATTCTTCCGCTAACTTTTGCAAATGAAGAAGATTACAATGCAATTACTCAAGGCGATGAGCTTGTTATGGCAGATGTTAAGAGCTGTGTAGAAAATGGAGCAAATATTACAATCTTAAATAAGACAACCGGAAAAGAAATTGTTGCTCTTTGCGAGTTATCCGGACGTGCAAAGGATATTATACTTGCGGGTGGTTTACTCAACTACACAAGAGAGCAGTTACAATAA
- a CDS encoding GNAT family N-acetyltransferase, with product MIQLEKNERKLLYPLFKDMHDTLILTCLEGHMGDAYVDQLPEPSCAKLIIADFCFIAGNTTSEFAEDIVSFTPKEYQNDFLIYVTQNDEWNKLLEQCYGEKCKSFIRYAFYKDASNMKPIKLKEYIQSLPSEYEIKQIDEVIYHQIMLESWSKDLCSSFLTAEDYITRGIGFAVVKDSEIVAGASSYTIYDGGIEIELDTKPEYRQKGLATAVASALILYCLEHDIYPSWDAANLTSVKIATKLGYQFDKEYTCYYVKM from the coding sequence ATGATACAATTAGAAAAAAACGAACGAAAATTACTCTACCCTTTATTTAAAGATATGCACGATACACTCATTCTAACTTGCTTAGAAGGCCATATGGGCGATGCATATGTTGATCAACTGCCTGAACCTAGCTGTGCTAAGTTAATAATAGCAGATTTTTGTTTTATTGCAGGCAATACAACAAGTGAGTTTGCAGAAGACATCGTTAGTTTTACTCCTAAAGAATATCAAAATGACTTTTTGATATATGTTACTCAAAATGATGAATGGAACAAGTTACTGGAACAATGCTATGGAGAAAAATGCAAATCTTTCATACGTTATGCGTTTTATAAAGATGCAAGCAATATGAAGCCGATAAAGCTTAAAGAATATATACAATCCCTACCTAGTGAATATGAAATCAAACAAATTGATGAAGTAATCTATCATCAAATAATGTTAGAATCTTGGTCAAAGGATTTATGCAGTTCATTTTTAACTGCTGAAGATTACATTACAAGAGGAATTGGATTTGCCGTCGTAAAAGATAGTGAAATTGTTGCTGGTGCATCGTCTTATACAATTTATGATGGTGGTATTGAAATTGAATTAGACACCAAACCGGAATATCGCCAAAAAGGGTTGGCTACCGCCGTTGCATCTGCACTCATTTTATATTGCTTAGAACATGATATTTATCCAAGCTGGGATGCAGCAAATTTAACCTCAGTTAAAATTGCAACAAAGCTTGGTTATCAATTTGACAAAGAATATACTTGTTATTATGTGAAGATGTAA
- a CDS encoding ABC transporter permease has translation MLNNKKSSSIPYIIWSIAFVIVPLVLVLVFAFTNKHGEFTFSNIEKIGTYADIFVKSINLAIIATIICFLIGYPLAFIISRANNLSQKNLLLLVMLPMWMNFLLRTYGWMTLLENEGIINKVLGFIGLGPFEMINTQGAVVLGMVYNYLPFMVLPLYSIMVKIDRSVIEAAQDLGANWLQILGRVLLPLSMPGIISGLTMVLVPSISTFIISKMLGGGSNMLIGDLIESQFLGGSYNPYLGSAISLILMIIMLLIMGVINSLEDDEMEGMLV, from the coding sequence TTGCTTAACAATAAAAAAAGTTCTTCTATTCCATATATTATTTGGAGTATCGCTTTTGTAATTGTTCCCCTCGTTTTGGTTCTTGTGTTTGCTTTCACAAACAAACATGGGGAATTTACATTCAGTAATATCGAAAAAATCGGAACCTACGCCGATATATTTGTAAAATCAATCAATCTTGCAATTATTGCAACAATCATATGCTTTCTTATCGGCTATCCATTAGCCTTTATTATTTCAAGAGCAAATAATCTATCTCAAAAAAACCTGCTATTGCTAGTTATGCTTCCTATGTGGATGAACTTTTTGCTTCGCACTTATGGTTGGATGACTTTATTGGAAAACGAAGGTATTATCAACAAGGTTTTAGGTTTCATTGGCCTTGGTCCTTTTGAAATGATAAACACACAGGGTGCAGTTGTGCTTGGTATGGTATATAATTACCTTCCATTCATGGTTTTGCCTTTATACTCTATCATGGTTAAAATCGACCGTTCCGTTATTGAAGCAGCCCAAGATCTTGGCGCAAATTGGTTGCAAATTTTAGGACGTGTTCTTTTACCGTTAAGTATGCCGGGAATTATATCTGGTCTTACAATGGTATTAGTACCTTCCATTAGTACCTTTATTATTTCAAAGATGCTTGGCGGCGGAAGCAACATGCTGATTGGTGACTTAATTGAAAGCCAATTCTTAGGCGGAAGCTATAACCCTTATTTGGGTTCTGCAATTTCGCTGATTTTAATGATAATTATGCTTTTGATTATGGGCGTTATCAATTCCCTTGAAGATGATGAAATGGAGGGAATGCTTGTATGA
- a CDS encoding ABC transporter ATP-binding protein, giving the protein MIKRFLSYYKPHWKLFAFDIVCSFVVAGCDLFFPSITGNIIDDYIPNKNIRLLVIWSIALLAIFILKAALNYFIQYYGHCVGVRMQADMRRDIFKHMQKLPFTFFDSHKTGSIMSRIINDLMEVSELAHHGPEDLFVSSVMLISSFIILCFISLPLTLIIFAIVPLLVWFAAKMRKRMMNAFTATREEISEINASLESSISGIRVSKAFTNSEHEEKKFEKNNKSFKKAREFAYKTMSEFHSGMGLLTDFLNLVVMFGGGLYAYWGYITPGEFVKYLLYINMFLMPIRKIIGFIEQYQNGMSGFKRFIEILDSEPERETENAKDIENVQGSITFKDVSFNYEEGKDILNHINLTIEKGNTVAFVGPSGGGKTTLCHLIPRFYDINSGEISIDGINILNFTYESLRKNIGIVQQDVFLFTGTIWDNIAYGNLDASEDDIITAAKMANIHDFVMSLDDQYDTYIGERGVKLSGGQKQRLSIARLFLKNPPILILDEATSALDNTTELLIQESLEKLSANKTTLVVAHRLSTIKNADMIVVLTDNGIEEQGTHEELLALNGIYKELYDSQFKLNA; this is encoded by the coding sequence ATGATTAAACGCTTTTTAAGCTATTATAAGCCGCATTGGAAGCTTTTTGCTTTTGATATAGTATGTTCTTTTGTTGTAGCCGGATGTGACTTGTTTTTCCCATCAATCACAGGTAATATTATCGACGACTATATCCCAAATAAAAACATTCGTTTATTAGTGATATGGAGTATTGCCCTTTTAGCTATTTTTATTTTAAAAGCAGCTCTAAACTACTTTATACAGTACTATGGGCATTGTGTTGGTGTTCGTATGCAAGCAGACATGAGAAGAGATATCTTCAAGCATATGCAAAAGCTCCCCTTTACCTTCTTTGATTCCCATAAAACAGGTTCTATTATGTCAAGAATTATCAATGACTTGATGGAAGTTTCTGAGCTTGCTCATCATGGCCCGGAAGACCTTTTTGTGTCTTCTGTGATGCTAATCAGTAGTTTTATTATTCTATGTTTTATCAGTTTACCGTTAACCCTCATCATTTTTGCAATTGTACCGCTTCTTGTTTGGTTTGCTGCTAAGATGCGTAAACGGATGATGAATGCATTTACTGCTACAAGGGAAGAAATTTCCGAAATCAATGCAAGTTTGGAAAGCAGTATTTCTGGAATACGTGTTTCAAAGGCATTCACAAACTCTGAACACGAAGAAAAAAAATTTGAAAAGAATAATAAATCATTTAAAAAAGCAAGAGAATTTGCTTATAAAACAATGTCAGAATTTCATTCAGGAATGGGATTACTCACAGATTTTTTAAACCTTGTTGTTATGTTTGGTGGCGGTCTATACGCTTATTGGGGCTACATCACTCCCGGTGAGTTTGTAAAATACCTATTATATATTAACATGTTCTTAATGCCAATTCGTAAAATTATTGGTTTCATAGAACAATATCAAAATGGTATGAGCGGATTCAAGCGTTTCATCGAAATCTTAGATTCAGAGCCTGAGCGAGAAACCGAAAATGCAAAGGATATTGAAAATGTACAAGGCAGTATTACCTTTAAAGATGTTAGCTTTAATTATGAAGAGGGCAAAGATATTTTAAACCATATCAACCTAACCATTGAAAAAGGTAACACTGTAGCTTTTGTTGGCCCATCCGGTGGTGGTAAAACAACATTGTGTCATCTAATTCCACGCTTCTACGATATCAACTCAGGAGAAATCAGCATTGACGGAATTAACATATTAAACTTCACTTATGAGTCACTACGAAAGAATATTGGTATCGTTCAGCAAGATGTGTTCTTGTTCACGGGCACAATTTGGGATAATATCGCTTATGGTAATCTCGACGCATCCGAGGATGACATCATTACTGCTGCTAAAATGGCTAATATACACGACTTTGTAATGAGTCTGGATGACCAATACGATACCTATATTGGTGAAAGAGGTGTTAAGCTTTCAGGAGGACAAAAACAGCGTTTATCAATTGCTCGTTTGTTTTTAAAGAATCCACCTATTCTTATTTTAGATGAAGCTACCTCTGCACTAGACAATACGACAGAGCTTCTTATTCAAGAATCGTTAGAAAAGTTGAGCGCAAACAAAACTACTTTAGTCGTTGCACATAGACTTTCTACAATTAAAAATGCAGACATGATTGTTGTTTTAACCGATAATGGTATTGAAGAACAAGGTACTCATGAAGAGCTACTTGCTTTAAATGGTATCTATAAAGAGCTATATGATTCACAATTTAAGTTGAATGCATAA
- a CDS encoding patatin-like phospholipase family protein, whose product MGFGIAFAGGGAKGAAHVGVLKALEENGLIPTSVAGTSAGSVIAGLYSIGFSVIEMEKLINKLSKTGLHLLDPDYKGILKTITQFATFKPITLTGLIKGDKLEELICDLTNGKNMRDAKMRIVIPCVDLNSGSTIVYTNSLSNVKSFRNIKWSDDAPLCQAIRASCAIPAVFKPKNMENMCLVDGGVTDVLPVDLLLSTGENNVLAIDISNSYMTPKKNNIIEVATHSLSIMQNRLFQYISSGEKLLLKPKLPSDASTLNFLAMNDCMEAGYNAAMEAMPTIKALFS is encoded by the coding sequence ATGGGATTTGGAATTGCTTTTGCTGGCGGTGGAGCGAAAGGTGCGGCTCACGTTGGCGTTTTAAAGGCACTTGAAGAAAATGGGCTTATTCCTACATCGGTTGCTGGAACAAGCGCAGGAAGCGTGATAGCAGGGCTTTATTCAATCGGCTTTTCTGTAATCGAAATGGAGAAGCTTATCAATAAACTATCCAAAACAGGATTACACCTATTAGATCCTGATTATAAAGGTATTCTTAAAACAATTACTCAATTCGCTACTTTTAAACCGATTACACTTACCGGGTTAATTAAAGGCGACAAACTGGAAGAATTAATATGTGATCTAACGAACGGAAAAAACATGAGAGATGCAAAAATGAGAATTGTCATCCCTTGCGTCGATTTAAATAGTGGATCAACAATTGTATATACAAACTCGCTTTCAAATGTAAAATCGTTTCGCAATATTAAATGGTCTGATGATGCGCCATTATGCCAAGCAATTCGTGCCAGCTGTGCAATACCTGCTGTTTTCAAGCCGAAAAATATGGAAAATATGTGTTTGGTAGATGGTGGGGTTACTGACGTATTGCCAGTTGACTTATTGCTCTCTACAGGAGAAAACAATGTATTGGCGATTGATATATCCAATAGCTATATGACACCTAAAAAAAATAATATTATTGAGGTTGCTACTCATTCCCTATCCATTATGCAGAATCGTTTATTTCAATATATTTCAAGTGGAGAAAAACTATTATTAAAACCAAAATTGCCAAGTGATGCTTCTACGCTAAACTTTTTAGCCATGAACGATTGCATGGAAGCTGGATATAACGCAGCTATGGAAGCTATGCCAACTATTAAAGCACTCTTTTCATAA
- a CDS encoding NADP-dependent isocitrate dehydrogenase codes for MADRIKMTTPLVEMDGDEMTRIIWKMIKDILLTPYIDLNTEYYDLGLEYRNETNDQVTFDSAEATKKYGVAVKCATITPNAQRMTEYNLKEMWKSPNGTIRAILDGTVFRSPIIVKGINPYIPTWTKPITLARHAYGDIYRNTELTAPAGSKAELVITNADGTQTKQLIHEFKGDGIVQGVHNLDDSIGSFARACFNYALDVKQDLWFSTKDTISKIYDHRFKDVFADIYENEYKEKFEVAGIEYFYTLIDDAVARVVRSEGGFIWACKNYDGDVMSDMVATAFGSLGMMTSVLVSPDGVYEYEAAHGTVTAHYYKYLKGQSTSTNSVATLFAWTGALRKRGELDQNKELMDFADKLEQATIQTIEEGVMTGDLARLSTLETKQVVDTETFLLEINNRLKAILMNNKI; via the coding sequence ATGGCAGATAGAATTAAAATGACTACGCCGTTAGTCGAAATGGATGGAGATGAAATGACAAGAATTATATGGAAGATGATAAAAGATATTTTATTAACTCCATATATCGACTTAAATACAGAATACTATGATTTGGGATTGGAATATCGAAACGAAACCAATGACCAAGTTACCTTTGATTCAGCAGAAGCAACGAAAAAATACGGAGTTGCTGTAAAATGTGCTACTATTACTCCTAACGCACAAAGAATGACGGAATATAACTTAAAAGAAATGTGGAAAAGTCCTAACGGTACTATCCGTGCAATATTAGATGGAACTGTATTCCGTTCCCCTATTATTGTAAAAGGAATCAATCCTTATATTCCAACTTGGACAAAGCCAATTACGCTTGCTCGTCACGCTTATGGCGACATTTATAGAAATACAGAATTAACAGCACCCGCAGGTTCTAAAGCCGAATTAGTCATTACCAATGCAGATGGAACACAGACCAAACAGTTAATTCATGAGTTTAAGGGTGATGGTATCGTTCAAGGTGTTCACAACCTCGATGACAGTATTGGTAGTTTTGCAAGAGCTTGTTTTAATTATGCTTTAGATGTTAAACAAGATTTATGGTTTTCTACCAAAGATACAATCAGCAAGATTTATGATCATAGATTCAAAGACGTATTTGCAGATATTTATGAAAATGAATATAAAGAAAAATTTGAAGTTGCAGGTATTGAGTACTTCTACACACTTATTGATGATGCTGTAGCAAGAGTTGTTCGTTCCGAAGGTGGATTTATCTGGGCTTGCAAAAACTATGATGGTGACGTTATGTCTGATATGGTTGCAACTGCATTTGGAAGTCTTGGAATGATGACCTCCGTTTTGGTTTCTCCTGATGGAGTTTATGAATATGAAGCTGCACATGGAACAGTTACTGCACACTATTACAAATATCTAAAAGGTCAATCAACTTCAACTAACTCTGTAGCTACCCTATTTGCATGGACTGGTGCATTAAGAAAACGTGGCGAATTAGACCAAAATAAAGAGCTGATGGACTTTGCAGATAAATTAGAGCAAGCTACCATTCAAACAATTGAAGAAGGCGTTATGACTGGCGACTTAGCAAGACTTTCTACCTTAGAAACCAAGCAAGTTGTTGATACAGAAACTTTCCTATTAGAAATCAATAATAGGTTAAAAGCAATTTTAATGAACAATAAAATATAA
- a CDS encoding redox-sensing transcriptional repressor Rex: protein MSETKAISIAVIRRLPRYYRFLGELLKVGTIRISSRELSDRMGLTASQIRQDLNCFGGFGQQGYGYNIQELHDEIGHILGLDKKTEAILVGGGNLGRAVANHMDFDMRGFKLVGIFDHNEELIGQQIKGIKVCHTDLLEEFCNLHHPQVAILCIPKTATRLICDRLIPLGIKGFWNFSHYDLLDKHSDIVVENVHLSDSLMTLSYKMKEKFHE from the coding sequence ATGTCTGAGACTAAAGCTATATCCATAGCTGTAATTAGAAGATTACCTCGATATTATCGCTTTTTAGGTGAGTTGTTAAAGGTCGGAACAATTCGTATCTCTTCCCGTGAGCTATCTGATCGAATGGGGTTAACCGCATCTCAAATCAGACAAGATTTAAACTGTTTTGGCGGATTTGGGCAACAAGGCTACGGCTATAATATTCAAGAACTTCACGATGAAATCGGACATATTCTTGGACTCGATAAGAAAACAGAAGCTATCTTAGTTGGTGGCGGTAACCTTGGCCGAGCTGTTGCGAACCATATGGATTTTGATATGCGTGGGTTTAAGTTGGTCGGTATATTTGACCATAACGAAGAGTTAATCGGTCAACAAATTAAAGGTATTAAAGTTTGCCATACCGATTTACTTGAAGAGTTTTGTAATTTACATCATCCACAAGTTGCAATTCTTTGTATTCCCAAAACTGCAACAAGATTAATTTGTGATCGGCTGATTCCGTTGGGAATTAAGGGCTTTTGGAACTTTAGCCATTATGACTTATTAGATAAGCATAGTGATATTGTTGTTGAGAACGTTCACTTAAGTGATAGCCTGATGACTTTAAGTTATAAAATGAAAGAAAAATTTCATGAATAA